The Glycine soja cultivar W05 chromosome 8, ASM419377v2, whole genome shotgun sequence genome has a window encoding:
- the LOC114423818 gene encoding extensin-2-like, with protein MTVGSYDPPRRGHLGPQMAIALLIVLISFNVGSVAGDAYIYSSPPPPPYEYKSPPPPSPSPPPPYEHKDPHYQYKSPPPPSPSPPPPYYYKSPPPPSPSPPPPYYYKSPPPPSPSPPPPYYYKSPPPPSPSPPPPYYYKSPPPPDPSPPPPYYYKSPPPPSPSPPPPYYYKSPPPPSPSPPPPYYYKSPPPPSPSPPPPYYYKSPPPPSPSPPPPYYYKSPPPPEKSPAPTPYYYKSPPPPSPSPPPPYYYKSPPPPSPSPPPPYYYKSPPPPSPSPPPPYYYKSPPPPSPSPPPPYYYKSPPPPEKSPAPTPYYYKSPPPPSPSPPPPYYYKSPPPPSPSPPPPYYYKSPPPPSPSPPPPYYYKSPPPPSPYPPHVPYYYKSPPPPSPKPPPYTPYPHPHPYHHSLIVKIVGKVYCYRCYDWKYPQKSHNKKHLKGATVEVTCEVGSKTIKAYGKTKSNGKYSITVEGFDYVKYGATVCKAKLHAPPKDSRCNIPTKLNEGTKLKVKSKDKYEVVLKAKPFAYAPEKSYDCEKPKPKPSPTPYHKPYYYNSPPPPSPSPHPHPPYYYKSPPPPPPTYYYKSPPPPSYYYKSPPPPSPSPPPYYYKSPPPPSPSPPSPYYYKSPPPPHKDPYHPPYYYKSPPPPSPSPPPPYYYKSPPPPSPSPPPPYYYKSPPPPSPSPPPPYYYKSPPPPSPSPPPPYYYKSPPPPSPSPPPPYYYKSPPPPSPSPPPPYYYKSPPPPSPSPPPPYYYKSPPPPSPSPPPPYYYKSPPPPSPSPPPPYYYKSPPPPDPSPPPPYYYKSPPPPSPSPPPPYYYKSPPPPSPSPPPPYYYKSPPPPSPSPPPPYYYKSPPPPSPSPPPPYYYKSPPPPSPSPPPPYYYKSPPPPSPVSHPPYYYKSPPPPTSSPPPPYHYVSPPPPTKSPPPPVYIYASPPPPIYK; from the exons ATGACCGTCGGTAGTTATGACCCCCCTAGAAGGGGTCATCTTGGTCCACAAATGGCCATTGCATTGCTCATTGTTCTAATCTCCTTTAATGTGGGATCCGTAGCTGGTGATGCTTACATTTACtcttcaccaccaccaccaccttacGAGTACAAGtcccctcctcctccttcaCCTTCACCGCCACCACCATATGAGCACAAGGATCCACATTATCAATACAAGTCTCCCCCTCCACCCTCTCCCTCTCCTCCACCACCATATTATTACAAGTCACCTCCACCACCATCTCCTTCACCTCCACCTCCTTATTACTACAAGTCACCTCCACCACCATCTCCCTCACCTCCACCTCCTTACTATTATAAATCTCCTCCACCACCCTCTCCCTCACCTCCTCCAccatattattataaatctccCCCACCACCCGATCCCTCCCCTCCACCACCATATTACTACAAATCGCCTCCTCCCCCATCTCCATCACCCCCACCTCCTTACTACTACAAATCTCCTCCACCACCCTCCCCTTCACCTCCGCCTCCTTACTACTATAAATCTCCACCACCACCCTCTCCCTCACCTCCACCTCCTTACTACTACAAGTCTCCACCACCACCttcaccatcaccaccaccaccatacTATTACAAGTCTCCTCCCCCACCTGAGAAATCTCCAGCTCCAACACCATACTACTACAAATCTCCTCCACCACcttctccttcacctcctcctccttACTACTATAAGTCTCCTCCACCACCCTCTCCTTCACCTCCACCTCCTTACTACTATAAATCCCCACCACCACCCTCTCCATCACCTCCACCTCCTTACTACTACAAGTCCCCACCACCACCttcaccatcaccaccaccaccatacTACTACAAGTCTCCTCCCCCACCTGAGAAGTCACCAGCTCCAACACCATACTACTACAaatctcctcctcctccatctCCCTCACCCCCTCCTCCATATTACTACAAGTCTCCGCCTCCTCCTTCACCATCTCCTCCACCACCTTACTACTACAAATCTCCTCCTCCACCatctccttcacctcctccacCTTACTATTATAAGTCTCCACCTCCTCCTTCACCGTATCCTCCTCATGTGCCTTACTACTATAAATCTCCACCCCCACCATCTCCTAAGCCTCCTCCATACACTCCATATCCTCACCCTCACCCATATCATCACTCATTGATTGTTAAGATTGTGGGTAAAGTCTATTGTTATAGATGTTATGACTGGAAATACCCCCAAAAGTCGCACAACAAGAAACACCTCAAAG GTGCCACGGTCGAAGTGACTTGTGAAGTTGGGAGCAAGACCATAAAAGCTTATGGTAAAACAAAGAGCAATGGAAAGTACAGCATCACTGTTGAAGGCTTTGACTATGTGAAATATGGAGCCACAGTCTGCAAGGCTAAACTCCATGCTCCTCCTAAGGATTCACGCTGTAACATACCCACCAAGCTTAATGAGGGAACCAAATTGAAGGTGAAGTCCAAGGATAAGTATGAAGTTGTGCTCAAGGCTAAGCCATTTGCTTATGCTCCTGAAAAGTCATATGATTGCGAAAAGCCCAAGCCCAAGCCTTCCCCTACTCCTTATCACAAACCATATTATTACAACTCTCCCCCACCCCCTTCACCCTCACCGCACCCACACCCTCCTTACTACTATAAGTcaccacctccaccaccaccaacataCTATTACAAATCTCCTCCCCCACCTTCTTATTACTACAAGAGCCCTCCTCCACCATCACCATCACCTCCTCCATATTACTATAAATCTCCCCCGCCACCATCACCATCACCACCTTCACCCTACTACTATAAATCTCCACCTCCTCCCCACAAAGATCCATACCATCCTCCTTACTACTACAAGTCACCTCCTCCACCATCCCCATCACCACCTCCTCCCTACTACTACAAGTCACCTCCACCTCCATctccatcaccaccaccaccctaCTACTACAAGTCACCTCCTCCACCATCCCCATCACCACCACCTCCCTACTACTACAAGTCTCCACCTCCACCATCCCCATCACCACCACCTCCATACTACTACAAGTCACCTCCACCACCATCCCCATCACCACCACCTCCATACTACTACAAGTCTCCACCTCCACCATCTCCATCACCACCTCCACCTTACTACTACAAGTCACCTCCACCACCATCCCCATCACCACCACCTCCCTACTACTACAAGTCTCCACCTCCACCATCTCCATCACCACCTCCACCTTACTACTACAAGTCACCTCCACCACCATCCCCATCACCACCACCCCCATATTATTACAAGTCACCTCCACCACCAGACCCATCACCACCACCTCCTTACTACTACAAGTCTCCACCTCCACCATCTCCATCACCACCACCCCCCTACTACTACAAGTCACCTCCTCCACCATCCCCATCACCACCACCTCCATACTACTACAAGTCACCCCCACCACCATCTCCATCACCCCCACCTCCTTACTATTACAAGTCACCCCCACCACCATctccatcaccaccaccaccctaTTACTACAAATCACCTCCACCCCCATCACCTTCTCCACCACCTCCTTACTACTACAAGAGTCCTCCTCCACCATCTCCCGTTTCTCATCCTCCCTACTACTACAAATCTCCTCCACCCCCAACGTCGTCTCCCCCACCTCCTTATCACTACGTGAGCCCTCCACCACCAACCAAGTCTCCACCACCACCAGTTTACATTTATGCTTCCCCTCCACCACCCATCTACAAGTAA
- the LOC114423820 gene encoding vesicle transport protein GOT1-like — protein MAYEITEIKKIGIGLIGFGIFFAFLGIILFFDRGLLALGNIFSLAGVAILLGWRSTWALFTNRANFKGSASFLLGLFFICVRWPIVGIILEIYSCVFLFSGFWSSIKVFLYHIPVVGWIIQFISPP, from the exons ATGGCCTATGAGATAACTGAGATAAAGA AGATTGGCATAGGCCTAATTGGTTTCGGCATATTTTTCGCATTTCTTGGCataattcttttctttgacCGTGGTTTGCTTGCTCTGGGAAAT ATTTTTTCCTTGGCAGGGGTAGCCATTTTGCTTGGTTGGCGTTCCACGTGGGCACTCTTCACAAATAGAGCAAACTTTAAG GGTTCTGCATCATTTCTACTAGGTCTCTTTTTCATTTGTGTGAGGTGGCCAATTGTTGGTATAATACTTGAAATATACAGTTGTGTTTTTCTCTTCAG TGGATTTTGGTCATCTATCAAAGTGTTCCTCTATCATATCCCTGTTGTTGGATGGATTATACAGTTTATCTCTC CTCCTTGA